A single region of the Eleginops maclovinus isolate JMC-PN-2008 ecotype Puerto Natales chromosome 16, JC_Emac_rtc_rv5, whole genome shotgun sequence genome encodes:
- the gprc5ba gene encoding G protein-coupled receptor, class C, group 5, member Ba isoform X2 produces the protein MAFLPVLLLLLLTVAQRAIGQDSEDSEALPTGCGWGLVRPYTLLCDLDSIWGVAVESVAAGGVLTAIMLALILLCRLHHIGEAEKRSGVGPILLLLLGILGLFGLSFAYLIEQDESLCLIQRALWGVLFAVCFSCLLVQGVRLRRIGRERRSPGGCALTGLALGLSAVQGIIAAEWLLLTVLREGRPACEYLPMDFSLACSYVLALLLAALAAASLALCGKTRQWRCNAIWLLVTCLLSLLLWVAWVGFYLYGIEWLGRSPEWNDPALAIALVAQGWLLLIFHAIPEAHICLRPPPQPTAPDYFDTSQNSTRMRETSFDEDIPLSHRQFVENQGYGYSDENAAGLRSGGAAGPHNSNTGPRPSAPFRSNVYQPTEMTMILNGGAVPSAPPTYTGRQLW, from the exons ATGGCGTTCCTCCcggtcctcctcctgcttctcttGACTGTTGCCCAGCGTGCCATCGGTCAGGACTCGGAGGACTCTGAGGCTCTCCCAACAGGCTGCGGCTGGGGCCTAGTTCGTCCATACACGCTCCTCTGTGACCTGGACTCCATATGGGGTGTGGCGGTGGAGTCAGTGGCTGCTGGTGGGGTGCTGACTGCCATCATGCTAGCCCTGATACTGCTGTGCCGCTTACACCACATCGGGGAAGCTGAGAAGCGCAGCGGTGTCGGGCccatcctcctgctgctgctcggcATCCTAGGCTTGTTTGGACTAAGCTTTGCTTACCTGATCGAGCAGGATGAGTCTTTATGTTTGATCCAAAGGGCCCTGTGGGGTGTCCTGTTTGCCGTCTGCTTTTCTTGCTTGCTGGTGCAGGGCGTCCGCTTGCGCAGGATCGGGCGTGAGCGTCGGAGCCCTGGTGGCTGCGCCCTAACAGGCCTTGCGCTGGGTTTGAGTGCCGTGCAGGGCATCATAGCCGCTGAGTGGTTACTTCTCACGGTGCTAAGGGAGGGACGACCTGCCTGTGAGTACCTGCCAATGGACTTCTCACTGGCCTGCAGCTACGTGTTAGCCCTTCTTCTAGCCGCGCTCGCTGCCGCCTCCCTGGCCCTGTGCGGAAAGACACGTCAGTGGCGCTGCAATGCCATCTGGCTACTGGTGACCTGCCTGCTGTCGCTGCTGCTGTGGGTGGCCTGGGTGGGCTTCTATCTGTATGGCATTGAATGGCTTGGTAGATCCCCAGAGTGGAATGACCCGGCGCTGGCCATTGCTTTGGTTGCTCAGGGCTGGCTGCTGCTCATCTTCCACGCCATTCCCGAAGCCCACATCTGCCTGAGACCACCTCCACAGCCCACCGCACCAGATTACTTTGACACCTCCCAGAACTCAACACGAATGAGAGAGACCAGCTTCGACGAAGACATCCCGCTCTCTCACAGGCAGTTTGTGGAAAACCAAGGCTACGGATACAGCGATGAGAACGCTGCAG GCTTGAGGAGCGGTGGTGCCGCAGGTCCACACAACAGCAACACGGGCCCCAGGCCCAGCGCTCCTTTCCGCAGCAACGTCTACCAACCCACCGAGATGACCATGATCCTGAACGGGGGTGCG GTGCCCTCTGCCCCTCCTACCTACACGGGGAGGCAGCTGTGGTGA
- the gprc5ba gene encoding G protein-coupled receptor, class C, group 5, member Ba isoform X1, with amino-acid sequence MAFLPVLLLLLLTVAQRAIGQDSEDSEALPTGCGWGLVRPYTLLCDLDSIWGVAVESVAAGGVLTAIMLALILLCRLHHIGEAEKRSGVGPILLLLLGILGLFGLSFAYLIEQDESLCLIQRALWGVLFAVCFSCLLVQGVRLRRIGRERRSPGGCALTGLALGLSAVQGIIAAEWLLLTVLREGRPACEYLPMDFSLACSYVLALLLAALAAASLALCGKTRQWRCNAIWLLVTCLLSLLLWVAWVGFYLYGIEWLGRSPEWNDPALAIALVAQGWLLLIFHAIPEAHICLRPPPQPTAPDYFDTSQNSTRMRETSFDEDIPLSHRQFVENQGYGYSDENAAGLRSGGAAGPHNSNTGPRPSAPFRSNVYQPTEMTMILNGGAVSTSSQSQVPSAPPTYTGRQLW; translated from the exons ATGGCGTTCCTCCcggtcctcctcctgcttctcttGACTGTTGCCCAGCGTGCCATCGGTCAGGACTCGGAGGACTCTGAGGCTCTCCCAACAGGCTGCGGCTGGGGCCTAGTTCGTCCATACACGCTCCTCTGTGACCTGGACTCCATATGGGGTGTGGCGGTGGAGTCAGTGGCTGCTGGTGGGGTGCTGACTGCCATCATGCTAGCCCTGATACTGCTGTGCCGCTTACACCACATCGGGGAAGCTGAGAAGCGCAGCGGTGTCGGGCccatcctcctgctgctgctcggcATCCTAGGCTTGTTTGGACTAAGCTTTGCTTACCTGATCGAGCAGGATGAGTCTTTATGTTTGATCCAAAGGGCCCTGTGGGGTGTCCTGTTTGCCGTCTGCTTTTCTTGCTTGCTGGTGCAGGGCGTCCGCTTGCGCAGGATCGGGCGTGAGCGTCGGAGCCCTGGTGGCTGCGCCCTAACAGGCCTTGCGCTGGGTTTGAGTGCCGTGCAGGGCATCATAGCCGCTGAGTGGTTACTTCTCACGGTGCTAAGGGAGGGACGACCTGCCTGTGAGTACCTGCCAATGGACTTCTCACTGGCCTGCAGCTACGTGTTAGCCCTTCTTCTAGCCGCGCTCGCTGCCGCCTCCCTGGCCCTGTGCGGAAAGACACGTCAGTGGCGCTGCAATGCCATCTGGCTACTGGTGACCTGCCTGCTGTCGCTGCTGCTGTGGGTGGCCTGGGTGGGCTTCTATCTGTATGGCATTGAATGGCTTGGTAGATCCCCAGAGTGGAATGACCCGGCGCTGGCCATTGCTTTGGTTGCTCAGGGCTGGCTGCTGCTCATCTTCCACGCCATTCCCGAAGCCCACATCTGCCTGAGACCACCTCCACAGCCCACCGCACCAGATTACTTTGACACCTCCCAGAACTCAACACGAATGAGAGAGACCAGCTTCGACGAAGACATCCCGCTCTCTCACAGGCAGTTTGTGGAAAACCAAGGCTACGGATACAGCGATGAGAACGCTGCAG GCTTGAGGAGCGGTGGTGCCGCAGGTCCACACAACAGCAACACGGGCCCCAGGCCCAGCGCTCCTTTCCGCAGCAACGTCTACCAACCCACCGAGATGACCATGATCCTGAACGGGGGTGCGGTGAGTACATCCTCCCAGTCACAG GTGCCCTCTGCCCCTCCTACCTACACGGGGAGGCAGCTGTGGTGA